GACGAACTCTGCGACCGGCTCGCCGAACAGGTGATGGCCCGGATCGTGACCGCGCTCGGTACCCCGGACGACGCCGCGGAGTGGAGCGCGGTGGTCGAGCAGTCTGCCGTCGTCGCCTTCGATGTGCTGCGGGGGCTTCCGCATTCGGCGGAGCTGTTCGCCGGACAGGTGGAGTTCGGGCCGATGGGCTTGGTCCGCTATGAGGCGTCGTTGTCCCTGCTGCTGGCGTGCGGGCTGTCGCCGACCGCCGCGGCGGCCGCCGATCACGCACTGGCCCGGCTCATCGTCGGCTATGCCCTGCAGTCAGCGCGGGACGAGGCCCCCGGCCGGGAGTCGGTCGCCGCGTACTATCGTCGGCTCGACCCCACCCGGTTCCCGTCCGTGGCGTCCGTGCGGGCGGCCCTGCCCGAGGATCTGCGGGCCGAGTTCGTCTTCGCGTTGCAGACCTTCATGGTCGGGCTGCGACAACTCGTCGCCGACGCCCGCGCCTGACACCGGGGCCGGGCGAACGGGGACCGAGCGACACACGAGAGGCTGGATCGCGACGATGCCCCGTCCGACGACCGGATTCGCCCGCCGCGCGACGCTGTCCCGGGCGGCCCGTCTGCTCAACGACTTCCGGTTCGAGCAGACCGACCCCGCCCGGTTCTACGGCGCCATCGCGACCGACACCGCACAGCTCGTCGCGGACTGGCACCCGGGCCGTCTCGACGGTGCGGTGGTGCTCGACGTCGGCGGCGGCCCCGGGTATTTCGCCGAGGCGTTCGACGCCCGGGGCGCCCACTACATCGCCATCGAGCCGGACCCCGCCGAGATGCACTCCGGTGGTCTCGATCATCGCGCCACCGTCCGCGGCGACGGCAGGCAGTTGCCGTTCGCCGATGACTCGATGGACGTCACGATCTCGTCGAATGTCGT
This sequence is a window from Gordonia insulae. Protein-coding genes within it:
- a CDS encoding TetR/AcrR family transcriptional regulator, translating into MRWFRCSTHSAPPTATHLQGRSRADDPTTPRSGSSRSPARGRPPLPPEEIFAEALALLAEGGVDGLGMRALARRLGSSTSTLYRQFPGGKDELCDRLAEQVMARIVTALGTPDDAAEWSAVVEQSAVVAFDVLRGLPHSAELFAGQVEFGPMGLVRYEASLSLLLACGLSPTAAAAADHALARLIVGYALQSARDEAPGRESVAAYYRRLDPTRFPSVASVRAALPEDLRAEFVFALQTFMVGLRQLVADARA